The following proteins are co-located in the Manihot esculenta cultivar AM560-2 chromosome 9, M.esculenta_v8, whole genome shotgun sequence genome:
- the LOC110623144 gene encoding phosphatidylinositol transfer protein 3 isoform X1, translating to METGANVQVPVQTSKSSMSSNPASPALKFSKMSKKLQGIGAEKSLSPEEQRAKINDIRNMLGPIADKLPALCSDASLSRYLRARNWNSKKAAKMLKETLKWRLEFKPEKIRWEDVALEAQTGKVYKANYSDKKGRTVLVMRPGFQNTSALGGQIKHLVYCMENAIMTMNPDQEQMVWLIDFQQWTMSSISVKAARETANILQNHYPERLGLAILYNPPKVFESFWMMVKPFIEPKTYKKVKFVYTNDLESLKIMEELFDMDKLDSAFGGRSSAGFDYEAYAQRMREEDKKISDLNISGPSSPVLSAAMKTQQLGVLATADRASDEDDSSSDDEATSNLEGLDEGTQDQPSNCENVKIDETAEMV from the exons ATGGAGACAGGTGCTAAT GTCCAAGTTCCTGTGCAAACATCAAAATCCAGCATGTCTTCAAAT cctgCATCTCCtgcattaaaattttcaaagatgTCAAAAAAGCTGCAAGGAATTGGAGCAGAAAAATCTCTATCACCTGAGGAGCAGCGAGCTAAG ATCAATGATATTAGGAATATGTTAGGTCCTATTGCTGATAAGCTTCCAGCACTTTGTTCTGATGCATCACTATCAAGATATCTTAGAGCAAGAAATTGGAATTCAAAGAAGGCAGCCAAAATGTTGAAAGAAACCTTGAAATGGAGGTTGGAATTCAAGCCTGAGAAGATCCGATGG GAAGATGTTGCTCTTGAAGCTCAAACTGGAAAAGTCTACAAAGCTAATTATTCCGACAAGAAAGGGAGGACTGTTCTTGTCATGAGACCTGGTTTTCAG aatACAAGTGCATTAGGAGGACAGATCAAGCACTTGGTTTATTGTATGGAAAATGCCATAATGACTATGAATCCAGATCAGGAGCAAATGGTGTGGTTAATTGATTTTCAACAGTGGACAATGAGTAGCATATCAGTGAAGGCAGCCCGGGAAACAGCTAATATCTTGCAGAATCATTATCCTGAGAGATTGGGCCTTGCAATTCTCTACAATCCCCCCAAAGTCTTCGAGTCCTTTTGGATG ATGGTGAAACCATTCATTGAGCCCAAGACATACAAGAAAGTGAAGTTTGTTTATACTAATGATCTTGAGAGCCTAAAGATAATGGAAGAGCTCTTTGATATGGATAAACTGGATTCTGCGTTTGGGGGAAGAAGCTCAGCGGGTTTTGATTATGAAGCTTATGCACAACGGATGAGGGAAGAAGATAAGAAAATCTCTGATTTAAACATCTCCGGACCTTCATCCCCAGTGCTGTCTGCCGCAATGAAAACACAGCAATTAGGAGTGTTGGCTACAGCTGACAGGGCTTCTGATGAAGATGACTCATCGTCAGACGATGAAGCTACTTCAAACTTGGAGGGCCTTGATGAGGGAACACAAGATCAGCCTTCTAATTGTGAAAATGTTAAGATTGATGAAACAGCAGAAATGGTGTAA
- the LOC110623144 gene encoding phosphatidylinositol transfer protein 3 isoform X6, with translation MLGPIADKLPALCSDASLSRYLRARNWNSKKAAKMLKETLKWRLEFKPEKIRWEDVALEAQTGKVYKANYSDKKGRTVLVMRPGFQNTSALGGQIKHLVYCMENAIMTMNPDQEQMVWLIDFQQWTMSSISVKAARETANILQNHYPERLGLAILYNPPKVFESFWMMVKPFIEPKTYKKVKFVYTNDLESLKIMEELFDMDKLDSAFGGRSSAGFDYEAYAQRMREEDKKISDLNISGPSSPVLSAAMKTQQLGVLATADRASDEDDSSSDDEATSNLEGLDEGTQDQPSNCENVKIDETAEMV, from the exons ATGTTAGGTCCTATTGCTGATAAGCTTCCAGCACTTTGTTCTGATGCATCACTATCAAGATATCTTAGAGCAAGAAATTGGAATTCAAAGAAGGCAGCCAAAATGTTGAAAGAAACCTTGAAATGGAGGTTGGAATTCAAGCCTGAGAAGATCCGATGG GAAGATGTTGCTCTTGAAGCTCAAACTGGAAAAGTCTACAAAGCTAATTATTCCGACAAGAAAGGGAGGACTGTTCTTGTCATGAGACCTGGTTTTCAG aatACAAGTGCATTAGGAGGACAGATCAAGCACTTGGTTTATTGTATGGAAAATGCCATAATGACTATGAATCCAGATCAGGAGCAAATGGTGTGGTTAATTGATTTTCAACAGTGGACAATGAGTAGCATATCAGTGAAGGCAGCCCGGGAAACAGCTAATATCTTGCAGAATCATTATCCTGAGAGATTGGGCCTTGCAATTCTCTACAATCCCCCCAAAGTCTTCGAGTCCTTTTGGATG ATGGTGAAACCATTCATTGAGCCCAAGACATACAAGAAAGTGAAGTTTGTTTATACTAATGATCTTGAGAGCCTAAAGATAATGGAAGAGCTCTTTGATATGGATAAACTGGATTCTGCGTTTGGGGGAAGAAGCTCAGCGGGTTTTGATTATGAAGCTTATGCACAACGGATGAGGGAAGAAGATAAGAAAATCTCTGATTTAAACATCTCCGGACCTTCATCCCCAGTGCTGTCTGCCGCAATGAAAACACAGCAATTAGGAGTGTTGGCTACAGCTGACAGGGCTTCTGATGAAGATGACTCATCGTCAGACGATGAAGCTACTTCAAACTTGGAGGGCCTTGATGAGGGAACACAAGATCAGCCTTCTAATTGTGAAAATGTTAAGATTGATGAAACAGCAGAAATGGTGTAA
- the LOC110623144 gene encoding phosphatidylinositol transfer protein 3 isoform X3: protein METGANPASPALKFSKMSKKLQGIGAEKSLSPEEQRAKINDIRNMLGPIADKLPALCSDASLSRYLRARNWNSKKAAKMLKETLKWRLEFKPEKIRWEDVALEAQTGKVYKANYSDKKGRTVLVMRPGFQNTSALGGQIKHLVYCMENAIMTMNPDQEQMVWLIDFQQWTMSSISVKAARETANILQNHYPERLGLAILYNPPKVFESFWMMVKPFIEPKTYKKVKFVYTNDLESLKIMEELFDMDKLDSAFGGRSSAGFDYEAYAQRMREEDKKISDLNISGPSSPVLSAAMKTQQLGVLATADRASDEDDSSSDDEATSNLEGLDEGTQDQPSNCENVKIDETAEMV from the exons ATGGAGACAGGTGCTAAT cctgCATCTCCtgcattaaaattttcaaagatgTCAAAAAAGCTGCAAGGAATTGGAGCAGAAAAATCTCTATCACCTGAGGAGCAGCGAGCTAAG ATCAATGATATTAGGAATATGTTAGGTCCTATTGCTGATAAGCTTCCAGCACTTTGTTCTGATGCATCACTATCAAGATATCTTAGAGCAAGAAATTGGAATTCAAAGAAGGCAGCCAAAATGTTGAAAGAAACCTTGAAATGGAGGTTGGAATTCAAGCCTGAGAAGATCCGATGG GAAGATGTTGCTCTTGAAGCTCAAACTGGAAAAGTCTACAAAGCTAATTATTCCGACAAGAAAGGGAGGACTGTTCTTGTCATGAGACCTGGTTTTCAG aatACAAGTGCATTAGGAGGACAGATCAAGCACTTGGTTTATTGTATGGAAAATGCCATAATGACTATGAATCCAGATCAGGAGCAAATGGTGTGGTTAATTGATTTTCAACAGTGGACAATGAGTAGCATATCAGTGAAGGCAGCCCGGGAAACAGCTAATATCTTGCAGAATCATTATCCTGAGAGATTGGGCCTTGCAATTCTCTACAATCCCCCCAAAGTCTTCGAGTCCTTTTGGATG ATGGTGAAACCATTCATTGAGCCCAAGACATACAAGAAAGTGAAGTTTGTTTATACTAATGATCTTGAGAGCCTAAAGATAATGGAAGAGCTCTTTGATATGGATAAACTGGATTCTGCGTTTGGGGGAAGAAGCTCAGCGGGTTTTGATTATGAAGCTTATGCACAACGGATGAGGGAAGAAGATAAGAAAATCTCTGATTTAAACATCTCCGGACCTTCATCCCCAGTGCTGTCTGCCGCAATGAAAACACAGCAATTAGGAGTGTTGGCTACAGCTGACAGGGCTTCTGATGAAGATGACTCATCGTCAGACGATGAAGCTACTTCAAACTTGGAGGGCCTTGATGAGGGAACACAAGATCAGCCTTCTAATTGTGAAAATGTTAAGATTGATGAAACAGCAGAAATGGTGTAA
- the LOC110623391 gene encoding uncharacterized protein LOC110623391 isoform X2 — protein sequence MGIDAARIGLHIRRIFIVSIRTSYKSVLKHPVLVGLVCFLIFLYRSFPFLFSLLVSASPVLFCTVILLGTLLSFGEPNIPEIEKANKEVSHEISSLKAGVLGDATTVLEKDENIFVENFVGKRKDAAEEAIGEENWEKNRVSKIERDVGSCDYVQLVDGSSQDIKFEKQVIEQVERDFGDLELEKNREFYKEKQGIKVVLTNGEAIENHCSLVQNVGDETLQVKKDKSAGGFIAAEKGHHLDHELSSWKQVNDDDEEEEEEKEDDDEASDPGSDGAESSSPDASMADIMPMLDELHPLLDEEAPQPAPVSHDGSDAASKRSNRSNESSVGSEDDIENEADEEDGDDDNDNEEDEEVQEGKEDESKSAIKWTEADQKNLMDLGTLELERNQRLESLIARRRARRNMSLVAERNLIDLDGADLPLNVPPISTMRRNPFDVPYDDVPGSAPSVLLPRRNPFDLPYDSNEEKPDLKGDSFQQEFSPLQHREPLFCRHESFSVGPSVWGGAKQHRQALRWKPYFVPERLDSEETSYHALQRQLSEASESKISSVLDTESVSSAVEEEDKKLNEDLSQETEMISNLNHASVLVERGSLSSEDIDSVDIENIERRDVHNDGKEITLGDAENHPELDSSLSASGGATGIELNTSVILLRMEPGEEEYSSRSSPSSQSEVDEKISGVRKRSMSPDPGKSQIEESHISTQASLDSAFHFMGEVVGEIQEKELVMNPRGNDTAKDVTAMQMSFDSDIHFTSGVEDENRHIEPGFESTGDPIEDSRILTLASSDSDSHFKIVVLDNDQQEEPVLEPSGNLIRKSCISIQTSLNSDFHFTSDPVDDNQQKDPVYDSSPHAVEKFLSFSSISSDTQGETSEMGSPPALAEFSGKESEVHTENIGKDTSCQKEAYEGSSKEHSLFENESSSRKVAETEPDVAKVGQLGDNQVLDFQSGENGFMKSELVVERDASEDTVLHALEEQHPLVGDVSVDSKLFSSESKSVEEDVLRMKGISQPEQEEVPSSGFDAEVHSNSSVSSSFEHMPSNDLNLSENDERQPVVVAGQVLEAHPNASSSKIKHVEELSLMKGEDFQFKQDQVHSSSSDAMIGTICRCRRVNSGSEHCQQLTCA from the coding sequence ATGGGTATCGATGCAGCGAGAATTGGACTTCATATCAGGAGAATTTTTATCGTTTCAATCAGGACATCCTATAAATCAGTTTTAAAGCATCCAGTTCTTGTGGGGTTGGTGTGTTTCCTGATATTCTTGTATAGATCATTTCcttttttgttttctcttttaGTCTCTGCGTCCCCTGTTCTGTTTTGTACTGTGATTTTGCTTGGTACTCTATTGAGTTTTGGGGAACCAAACATTCCTGAAATTGAAAAAGCGAACAAAGAAGTTTCGCATGAGATTTCTTCTTTGAAAGCAGGGGTGCTAGGGGATGCCACTACTGTTCTTGAGAAGGATGAGAACATTTTTGTAGAGAATTTTGTAGGAAAGAGAAAGGATGCAGCAGAAGAAGCCATTGGAGAAGAAAATTGGGAGAAGAATAGAGTTAGTAAGATTGAGAGAGATGTTGGTTCATGTGATTATGTGCAACTGGTTGATGGGAGTTCTCAGGATATTAAATTTGAGAAACAAGTGATTGAACAAGTGGAGAGAGATTTTGGTGATTTGGAGTTGGAGAAGAACAGGGAATTTTACAAGGAGAAACAAGGGATTAAAGTGGTTTTGACTAATGGGGAGGCTATTGAGAATCATTGTTCTCTGGTTCAAAATGTGGGAGATGAGACTCTTCAAGTGAAAAAAGATAAATCTGCTGGAGGTTTTATTGCAGCTGAAAAGGGCCATCATTTAGATCATGAGCTTTCATCCTGGAAACAGGTAAATGATGATGacgaagaggaggaggaggagaaagaagACGATGATGAAGCTTCTGATCCAGGGTCTGATGGGGCAGAGAGTTCCTCTCCTGATGCCTCAATGGCAGATATTATGCCAATGCTGGATGAGCTCCACCCACTTTTAGATGAGGAAGCTCCACAGCCAGCTCCTGTGTCTCATGATGGATCTGATGCTGCTTCAAAGCGCTCTAATAGGAGTAATGAGAGCAGTGTTGGGTCAGAGGATGATATCGAAAACGAGGCAGATGAAGAAGATGGTGATGATGATAATGACAATGAGGAAGATGAAGAAGTACAGGAAGGTAAAGAGGATGAGAGTAAATCTGCAATCAAATGGACAGAGGCTGACCAAAAGAATCTCATGGATTTGGGGACTTTGGAGCTTGAAAGAAACCAACGTCTAGAGTCTCTTATCGCTAGGAGGAGAGCTCGTAGGAACATGAGTTTAGTGGCTGAGAGGAATCTTATAGACTTGGATGGGGCTGATCTCCCCCTTAATGTTCCACCTATTTCAACAATGAGACGCAacccctttgatgttccttatGATGATGTTCCTGGGTCTGCTCCATCTGTATTGTTGCCAAGACGTAATCCATTTGATCTTCCTTATGATTCAAATGAGGAAAAACCTGACCTTAAAGGCGATAGTTTTCAGCAAGAGTTCTCACCACTTCAGCATAGGGAACCACTCTTTTGTAGACATGAAAGTTTCAGTGTGGGACCATCAGTTTGGGGTGGTGCCAAGCAACATAGACAAGCTCTCCGATGGAAGCCATATTTTGTACCTGAACGGTTGGATTCTGAGGAAACAAGCTATCATGCCCTCCAACGGCAATTAAGTGAAGCTAGTGAGTCAAAGATCAGCTCAGTTCTTGATACTGAATCAGTGAGTTCAGCTGTGGAGGAGGAGGACAAGAAGCTCAATGAAGATCTTTCTCAAGAAACTGAAATGATCTCCAATTTGAACCATGCTTCTGTCCTTGTTGAACGTGGAAGCCTTTCATCTGAAGATATTGACTCAGTGGACATTGAAAACATTGAGAGGAGAGATGTTCACAATGATGGGAAAGAAATTACACTTGGAGATGCAGAAAATCACCCTGAATTAGATTCAAGTTTATCTGCATCGGGAGGGGCAACTGGTATAGAACTTAATACAAGTGTAATTCTTTTGCGGATGGAACCAGGTGAAGAGGAGTATAGCAGCAGATCGAGCCCATCATCACAGTCAGAAGTAGATGAAAAAATATCTGGTGTGAGAAAGAGATCAATGAGTCCTGATCCAGGTAAAAGTCAGATTGAGGAATCTCACATTTCAACCCAAGCTTCACTCGATTCAGCTTTTCACTTCATGGGTGAGGTGGTGGGTGAAATTCAAGAAAAGGAGCTTGTTATGAATCCAAGAGGAAACGATACTGCAAAAGATGTCACTGCAATGCAAATGTCATTTGATTCAGATATTCATTTTACAAGTGGTGTGGAAGATGAAAATAGACATATAGAGCCTGGTTTTGAGTCAACAGGTGATCCTATTGAGGATTCTAGAATTTTGACGCTAGCTTCATCAGATTCAGATTCACATTTCAAGATTGTGGTGTTAGATAATGATCAACAAGAGGAACCTGTTCTGGAGCCAAGTGGCAATCTAATTAGGAAATCTTGTATTTCAATACAAACTTCACTCAATTCAGATTTTCATTTTACAAGTGATCCGGTGGATGACAATCAACAGAAGGATCCTGTTTATGATTCAAGTCCCCACGCAGTTGAAAAGTTTCTCTCTTTCTCATCAATCTCTTCTGATACACAAGGAGAGACATCAGAAATGGGTTCACCTCCAGCATTAGCTGAATTTTCTGGTAAAGAATCTGAAGTGCATACTGAGAATATAGGAAAAGATACTTCTTGTCAGAAAGAGGCTTATGAAGGGTCCTCAAAAGAACACTCGCTATTTGAAAATGAATCAAGCTCACGCAAAGTTGCAGAAACTGAGCCTGATGTTGCAAAGGTTGGGCAGCTGGGCGATAATCAAGTTTTGGATTTTCAAAGCGGGGAAAATGGGTTTATGAAGTCAGAATTGGTGGTTGAGCGTGATGCTTCTGAGGATACAGTTTTGCATGCACTAGAGGAACAGCATCCTCTAGTTGGAGATGTTTCAGTGGACTCCAAATTATTTTCTTCAGAATCTAAATCTGTAGAGGAGGATGTCCTGCGAATGAAAGGTATTTCTCAGCCTGAACAGGAAGAAGTTCCATCATCCGGTTTTGATGCAGAGGTCCATTCCAACAGTTCAGTATCTTCAAGCTTTGAGCATATGCCTTCTAATGATTTAAATTTGTCCGAAAATGATGAAAGACAGCCTGTAGTGGTGGCCGGGCAAGTTTTGGAAGCTCATCCAAATGCATCCTCGTCAAAGATTAAGCACGTGGAGGAGCTTTCATTAATGAAAGGAGAAGATTTCCAGTTTAAACAAGATCAGGTGCATTCATCAAGTTCTGATGCAATGATTG
- the LOC110623144 gene encoding phosphatidylinositol transfer protein 3 isoform X2, whose amino-acid sequence MFKVQVPVQTSKSSMSSNPASPALKFSKMSKKLQGIGAEKSLSPEEQRAKINDIRNMLGPIADKLPALCSDASLSRYLRARNWNSKKAAKMLKETLKWRLEFKPEKIRWEDVALEAQTGKVYKANYSDKKGRTVLVMRPGFQNTSALGGQIKHLVYCMENAIMTMNPDQEQMVWLIDFQQWTMSSISVKAARETANILQNHYPERLGLAILYNPPKVFESFWMMVKPFIEPKTYKKVKFVYTNDLESLKIMEELFDMDKLDSAFGGRSSAGFDYEAYAQRMREEDKKISDLNISGPSSPVLSAAMKTQQLGVLATADRASDEDDSSSDDEATSNLEGLDEGTQDQPSNCENVKIDETAEMV is encoded by the exons ATGTTTAAG GTCCAAGTTCCTGTGCAAACATCAAAATCCAGCATGTCTTCAAAT cctgCATCTCCtgcattaaaattttcaaagatgTCAAAAAAGCTGCAAGGAATTGGAGCAGAAAAATCTCTATCACCTGAGGAGCAGCGAGCTAAG ATCAATGATATTAGGAATATGTTAGGTCCTATTGCTGATAAGCTTCCAGCACTTTGTTCTGATGCATCACTATCAAGATATCTTAGAGCAAGAAATTGGAATTCAAAGAAGGCAGCCAAAATGTTGAAAGAAACCTTGAAATGGAGGTTGGAATTCAAGCCTGAGAAGATCCGATGG GAAGATGTTGCTCTTGAAGCTCAAACTGGAAAAGTCTACAAAGCTAATTATTCCGACAAGAAAGGGAGGACTGTTCTTGTCATGAGACCTGGTTTTCAG aatACAAGTGCATTAGGAGGACAGATCAAGCACTTGGTTTATTGTATGGAAAATGCCATAATGACTATGAATCCAGATCAGGAGCAAATGGTGTGGTTAATTGATTTTCAACAGTGGACAATGAGTAGCATATCAGTGAAGGCAGCCCGGGAAACAGCTAATATCTTGCAGAATCATTATCCTGAGAGATTGGGCCTTGCAATTCTCTACAATCCCCCCAAAGTCTTCGAGTCCTTTTGGATG ATGGTGAAACCATTCATTGAGCCCAAGACATACAAGAAAGTGAAGTTTGTTTATACTAATGATCTTGAGAGCCTAAAGATAATGGAAGAGCTCTTTGATATGGATAAACTGGATTCTGCGTTTGGGGGAAGAAGCTCAGCGGGTTTTGATTATGAAGCTTATGCACAACGGATGAGGGAAGAAGATAAGAAAATCTCTGATTTAAACATCTCCGGACCTTCATCCCCAGTGCTGTCTGCCGCAATGAAAACACAGCAATTAGGAGTGTTGGCTACAGCTGACAGGGCTTCTGATGAAGATGACTCATCGTCAGACGATGAAGCTACTTCAAACTTGGAGGGCCTTGATGAGGGAACACAAGATCAGCCTTCTAATTGTGAAAATGTTAAGATTGATGAAACAGCAGAAATGGTGTAA
- the LOC110623144 gene encoding phosphatidylinositol transfer protein 3 isoform X5 has protein sequence MSKKLQGIGAEKSLSPEEQRAKINDIRNMLGPIADKLPALCSDASLSRYLRARNWNSKKAAKMLKETLKWRLEFKPEKIRWEDVALEAQTGKVYKANYSDKKGRTVLVMRPGFQNTSALGGQIKHLVYCMENAIMTMNPDQEQMVWLIDFQQWTMSSISVKAARETANILQNHYPERLGLAILYNPPKVFESFWMMVKPFIEPKTYKKVKFVYTNDLESLKIMEELFDMDKLDSAFGGRSSAGFDYEAYAQRMREEDKKISDLNISGPSSPVLSAAMKTQQLGVLATADRASDEDDSSSDDEATSNLEGLDEGTQDQPSNCENVKIDETAEMV, from the exons atgTCAAAAAAGCTGCAAGGAATTGGAGCAGAAAAATCTCTATCACCTGAGGAGCAGCGAGCTAAG ATCAATGATATTAGGAATATGTTAGGTCCTATTGCTGATAAGCTTCCAGCACTTTGTTCTGATGCATCACTATCAAGATATCTTAGAGCAAGAAATTGGAATTCAAAGAAGGCAGCCAAAATGTTGAAAGAAACCTTGAAATGGAGGTTGGAATTCAAGCCTGAGAAGATCCGATGG GAAGATGTTGCTCTTGAAGCTCAAACTGGAAAAGTCTACAAAGCTAATTATTCCGACAAGAAAGGGAGGACTGTTCTTGTCATGAGACCTGGTTTTCAG aatACAAGTGCATTAGGAGGACAGATCAAGCACTTGGTTTATTGTATGGAAAATGCCATAATGACTATGAATCCAGATCAGGAGCAAATGGTGTGGTTAATTGATTTTCAACAGTGGACAATGAGTAGCATATCAGTGAAGGCAGCCCGGGAAACAGCTAATATCTTGCAGAATCATTATCCTGAGAGATTGGGCCTTGCAATTCTCTACAATCCCCCCAAAGTCTTCGAGTCCTTTTGGATG ATGGTGAAACCATTCATTGAGCCCAAGACATACAAGAAAGTGAAGTTTGTTTATACTAATGATCTTGAGAGCCTAAAGATAATGGAAGAGCTCTTTGATATGGATAAACTGGATTCTGCGTTTGGGGGAAGAAGCTCAGCGGGTTTTGATTATGAAGCTTATGCACAACGGATGAGGGAAGAAGATAAGAAAATCTCTGATTTAAACATCTCCGGACCTTCATCCCCAGTGCTGTCTGCCGCAATGAAAACACAGCAATTAGGAGTGTTGGCTACAGCTGACAGGGCTTCTGATGAAGATGACTCATCGTCAGACGATGAAGCTACTTCAAACTTGGAGGGCCTTGATGAGGGAACACAAGATCAGCCTTCTAATTGTGAAAATGTTAAGATTGATGAAACAGCAGAAATGGTGTAA
- the LOC110623144 gene encoding phosphatidylinositol transfer protein 3 isoform X4 → MSSNPASPALKFSKMSKKLQGIGAEKSLSPEEQRAKINDIRNMLGPIADKLPALCSDASLSRYLRARNWNSKKAAKMLKETLKWRLEFKPEKIRWEDVALEAQTGKVYKANYSDKKGRTVLVMRPGFQNTSALGGQIKHLVYCMENAIMTMNPDQEQMVWLIDFQQWTMSSISVKAARETANILQNHYPERLGLAILYNPPKVFESFWMMVKPFIEPKTYKKVKFVYTNDLESLKIMEELFDMDKLDSAFGGRSSAGFDYEAYAQRMREEDKKISDLNISGPSSPVLSAAMKTQQLGVLATADRASDEDDSSSDDEATSNLEGLDEGTQDQPSNCENVKIDETAEMV, encoded by the exons ATGTCTTCAAAT cctgCATCTCCtgcattaaaattttcaaagatgTCAAAAAAGCTGCAAGGAATTGGAGCAGAAAAATCTCTATCACCTGAGGAGCAGCGAGCTAAG ATCAATGATATTAGGAATATGTTAGGTCCTATTGCTGATAAGCTTCCAGCACTTTGTTCTGATGCATCACTATCAAGATATCTTAGAGCAAGAAATTGGAATTCAAAGAAGGCAGCCAAAATGTTGAAAGAAACCTTGAAATGGAGGTTGGAATTCAAGCCTGAGAAGATCCGATGG GAAGATGTTGCTCTTGAAGCTCAAACTGGAAAAGTCTACAAAGCTAATTATTCCGACAAGAAAGGGAGGACTGTTCTTGTCATGAGACCTGGTTTTCAG aatACAAGTGCATTAGGAGGACAGATCAAGCACTTGGTTTATTGTATGGAAAATGCCATAATGACTATGAATCCAGATCAGGAGCAAATGGTGTGGTTAATTGATTTTCAACAGTGGACAATGAGTAGCATATCAGTGAAGGCAGCCCGGGAAACAGCTAATATCTTGCAGAATCATTATCCTGAGAGATTGGGCCTTGCAATTCTCTACAATCCCCCCAAAGTCTTCGAGTCCTTTTGGATG ATGGTGAAACCATTCATTGAGCCCAAGACATACAAGAAAGTGAAGTTTGTTTATACTAATGATCTTGAGAGCCTAAAGATAATGGAAGAGCTCTTTGATATGGATAAACTGGATTCTGCGTTTGGGGGAAGAAGCTCAGCGGGTTTTGATTATGAAGCTTATGCACAACGGATGAGGGAAGAAGATAAGAAAATCTCTGATTTAAACATCTCCGGACCTTCATCCCCAGTGCTGTCTGCCGCAATGAAAACACAGCAATTAGGAGTGTTGGCTACAGCTGACAGGGCTTCTGATGAAGATGACTCATCGTCAGACGATGAAGCTACTTCAAACTTGGAGGGCCTTGATGAGGGAACACAAGATCAGCCTTCTAATTGTGAAAATGTTAAGATTGATGAAACAGCAGAAATGGTGTAA